AACTGGCTTCGCTGTATGAAATGCTGGTGGACGGCGAGGAAAAGCTCAAAAAACGCGTTTCGAAGAAATCCATGATGCTTTGCAAAGCCCACGGCTTCGCCAAAGGCAAGATCTGGGTCTATTACAAGGGCGATATCCAGGTGGAATGGGGTTATTTTCTTTACAAATTCACTCCTGTTGATTATTACAAACTGGTGACCCTGATCAATAAAGCCATGGAACAGCTGAAAATTGTCCAGGTCAAGGAAACCAGGAAAATGGAGGAAAAAGGCCATTACCTCCAGCTGTACTTTTATTCAGGACTGCTCAGCCTTGTGTTTACCGTGTTTTCACTTTCCGCGACAATCGTGTTCCTGCTCTTCGCCTTGGAATACGTGACTTATCCGTTCGTGCTTTTTTCCGGTTCTGCAGTTTATTTCTCCATCTTCTTCTACTTCCAGCAGCAGGCTGCCAAGAACCTCAAGGACAATATGGAAGAAGATTTCTATACCAAATTACTGCCTGTTCTCCATACTTTACCGGTCAACAGCAGAAAACTGGTGGAAATGTTCTCAGTGATGCTGATCGTCTTCACCATCATGAGCATCTATTTTGCGAAATCCATCCCCAAGATCATTCAGTTCTACACCAAGTCCACCCATTTGGGTGCATGACACAAGTGGCAGGTCACTGTTTTACTCTTTCCAGATATTTTGTGATCAGATCGTCCCGTTGAATGTCTTTTAAATAGGCTGTGATTTCTTCGTCTGAAATGGAGTGGAAGGCCTGATTCCTGCACCCTGCGCAGACCGGAATGCGATGGAATTCCCCCAGAATATGCCAGATCCGATATTGTTCAAGCAGTTCACCGGTCCAGATGGCCCAGATCCCCGAATCTTTAACGTTTCCAAGCTTTTGTCTGGCTTTGAAGTCAGTGCAGCAGGCTGACGCTTCTCCGTCATAGCGCACGCCGAAATGCTGCCACAGCCCGACGCATGGCCTGCGCACGGCTTTTTTCCCGGTAAAAATGTTCAACTGGCTCTCGACCCTGAACTCGTCGGACTGGATCGCCCGTTCAGTCTCTTCTTTCCACAGACCCAGTTCAATCAACACCGACTTATGCAGATCTTCGGCTCTTTTCTGATCCTGGTCAGTATCTACATTCATGCGGCGGAAAAAAATCGTGTCGCAATCCATGTGCAGAGTGTCATCAAAGCCGATTTTATAGGGCAGAGCGAGATTTTTCAGTACATTCTCCCAGTAATCCCTGAAAGGGACGGCTTCGTGACTGTTCTCGGGCATCACTATGAACTGGAAGATCAGGGAGGGATATTGAAGTCCTCTAAGCTTCCTGTATTGCAGAAAGAAATGGATGTTATTCATCACGCGGTTAAAGTCCCCGCCAATCCGGATCTTGCGGTATGTTTCCTCAGTCAGCGCGTCGAACGAGAGGGTGATTGGCCCGAAAATCCTTGAATCGATCATAGTCTTGAGTAATTCCTGATTCAGGCTGTTAAAATTGGTATGCAGGGAGAATACGTTGAAACCCTTGTTGCGATTGTTTCGTTCTGCTGCATATTCCACCATTTTTTTGAATTCAGGGTGCAGAGGTCCTTCCCCGTTCCAGAACGGGAGAATTGCATTGACCTTTTGAAAGCCTGTAGTCAGTTCATCCATGATTTTTTTATAAAGCGAAAAATCCATGATCCCCCGGCGATACTCCTGATCCGGGTCAGGCTTGCTCTGCGGACACATGATGCAGGAAAGTTCGCAGAAAGCAATCGTATCCAGAATCAGGAGCGGAATCTGGGAATTTCTGCCTGTAGCCTTGAAAGACATCGTCACCTTATTTGGTCAGTTCGGCCCGATAGAATGTCAGATAATCCTCATTGACCGAGCCTTCGATAGCCGGGTCAGAGATTTTAGCCTTAAAATTGATCTTGTCGCCGATGTTCAGCAACTGGATTTTGGCATTTTCGGCAGGTTTGAAATATACCCTGATGGTATATACCCTGGGTGGCTGTGCCAGATCCCTGAAATTTACCAGTACATACCAGTATTCAGATAAATCCTGTTTGCTGTTCACCACCCCCCTGAAATCAAGCAGAGAGTCACCCGCTTTGTCTTTGAGGGTCTTCGCATTGGCGGCATCAGTATTCAGCAACTTGACTGCCAGGTCGATTCCGGTGGGAAGTGAAGGACCGCATGCAGATAGAAGAGCTGAAAAAACCAAAAGCAGAATTGCCTTTTTCATGAAACCTCCTTTTCCGAATTCTATTCAAGTCATTTTAACTCAATTCAGAGACTCAGCCAAATGTTATAGGCATTCTGCCAGAAAATGGAGAGCAGGTAATCTGAAACCAGGATAGTCATAATGGCCAGTACTACGGCTTTAGTGGTTTCATGCCCTACACCCAGCGCTCCACCTTCTACTTTCAGGCCTCTCCATCCGCTGTAGGCGGCGATGATGAAGCCGAAGAAAACGGCTTTAAAAAGGCCGGACAGAAAATCATTGGTCAAGAGATGCTGGAGGATGGAATCATAAAAAGTTCTGAAGGAAATGTGGAGCTGATAAACTGCCACCAGCAATCCTCCGAGGAATCCGACCAGGTCAGTGAAAATGGTTAAAAGCGGCAGGACAATGGTTAGTGCCACGAGTCTTGGCAGCAGCAGATAAAAATATGGATCGATGCCAAGCGCTTCCAGCGCATCCAGCTGCTCGGAAATTTTCATGCTTCCGATTTCCGCTGTAATTGACGATCCGACACGACCGCTCACCACAATCGCAGCCAGCACCGGCGAAAGTTCCCGCGCCAGCGCTACAGCTACTACACCGCCGATATAGTTGGATGCCCCGAATTTCTGGAACTGGTATGCGATCTCAAATACAAGCACCATGCCGGTGGAAGTTCCGGTAATGATGATCAGGGGGAGCGATTGTACACCCAGACGGTAACATTCTTCGACCAGGAGGCTCAAGAAGGAAAAATGGTAGGTCTTGATCTGGCTGAAACTGGCAAGCGTCCTGGAACAGAATTGCACCAGATCGCCGGTTTCTCTTAAAAAGTCGGGAACATCAATGAACTTCATTGAAAATGAGCAGGTTCTCGAAATATCCATCCAGCACATACTCAGTGCTGATGACTTTGTTGGAACTGTTCGGGGCCGGTTCTACCGCACTGTTCTGGATTTCCCCTGTGTCCCCTTCGTCTTTCGGGACGCTCCATGAAACCACGATATCGTTGTATTTTGGGTACTGCTCGGCACTCTGCACGATTTCTTCGAAAGATCCGAAATTTTCCTTGTCGTCTGTGCTGCTGCGATAGTTTTTCCCGCCGCGTACGGCAACATTGAGGCTTCCGCTGGTGTCTTCAGGGAGTTTAAGGAAGACAGTCTTGACGAATTCATTGGCTCTGAACGGCTTGATGGTAACGTTCAGACCGATCACTTCACCGGCAATCACATTTCTGGAAGGGAATTTCACATTGGTGATCCTGGCAGTGCGTTTTTTCTTGGTAATAGAAAGCTGCCAGTCGATTTTTTGAATTTTGACAGGCTTGAATTCATTTTCAGTAAGAAGGCCTACGGTCGCCAGCAGGTCCTGGCAGAGAGTGTCGCTTAGATTATCGCTGTAATAGAGATTGCTGTATTTAAGAGCCGAGCTTCCGCCGGCTACTGAATACCCGATCGTAAAGTAGGATTCAACACTCAGGGGACCGATGTAGTTTACTGTCTCGTCAAGAGCCTGTTTGACCATGGCGTTCAGCACATCCGAGAGCAGCTGGGTATCAGAAACTATATCCACGTTGATCTGGCGGGTTAAATTCTGGTCAAGGTCTTTGACCTGGAATTTGACCGGGATGGTCCTCGGTTTTTCTCCAACCAGTCCGACTATACCCTGCTGCCTGTCCTGGCAGACCCTGCCGATCAGTTCCAGCGGGGAACCCACTTTGAATGGCATGTCGATACTGGAAAACGAATGGTAAATATAAGCATCAGAGAGGAAATAGTCGACTTCTCCCTTGTGCAGGAAAGGATGTCCGAATGCCAGGATCAGATTGCGCTGCTCGTCATAGTAGGTGAGTGTTCCGAGCGTGGTGATGTTGATGTCACCCCTGGCGATCTGTACCCCAAGAGCGGCACCCGGCACCAGCTTGGTCTTGTCCGAACTGTAAGCGGTTGCTGACGGAAAGACTGGAAAAAGTTGTCCGGCCACCTTGATCAGATTTGACCGCAAACCCTGCACCATCAGTGGAGATCCGGCGTAATAAAAATAAAGGACGCCTTCTGCTGCAGTGGCGGGGACTTGTCTGACCAGTTCGAGCTTTCCATAGGTTTTCCCCTTGATTTTAACAGGAGGCTCAAGCAGCCCGACTTCGCCGGAACTCTTCCCGTTTTCCATGTATGGTGGATAAGTCAGCTTCATCATGTCTTCGATAGGAGTCACCAGGCCTACTGTATGATCAGCCAGTGTCCAGCCGGCAGACAGTGCGCCCAGCAGCCTGTTTTTAATATAAACCGGAGCCCCGCTCATGCCGGCCGCGATGCCGCCGCTCTTGTCGATCAGCGGTCCGGAAGCCTGAATCAGAACTGATTCTCCGTTGATCACCAGGTTATCCGAAAACTTGTTGTTCTTTAGAACGCCCAGTACTTTGATCGGAAAGCTCTGAATCGCGGTGCCTTCAAACACTGTCTTTGCAATTCCCTGCATCTCAGGCAGCACTTCGCTGACAGAAATAAAATCCTGGGAATCCGCATGGAGTATGAATGGCAACACCAAAAAGATCAAAAACAGCAGTGCTTTCATGAAACCAATATTAAATCAAGCCATTTGATTTGGCAATAGAGCAATTTGAAATCATTCATCCGCAGACTTATCATGCTAAAAACATACACGGAGGAAAATCATGAAGTTCACCGTCTGCCTCTTCCTTTTAGCCATAACTTTTTCAGTTTCGGCTCTCGATACAGTCGAAAACTTTTATCTCGGACAACTGGTCTACAACCTGAAATTAAACTGCCTGGATCTGGAAAAACAGAAGGTTGAATCCCTTTTTGAGACGGAACTGCATGCTATTCCCGGCCAGGAATCAGGAATCGAGCTGACTTCACAGGACGGAAAGGTCAATTACTGCTGCAAAGTGACCGGAGGCATAGTTGTTGTTGATAATGCCAAGAAAATCCTCAAAGGATCATTCTATGTCCGTTATAAAGGAAGCGACAACTTCAGCACCCAATTTTCGCTTTTTGCCTACCGTGGCGAGACAAAAAAAATCGAACTTTATAAGACAGGGCTGAAAATCTATCAGCTGGAAATTTACACCACTTTCAACTGTTATGAATGCCCTAGCCCATGGGATTCGCGTCTTGACACAGAAAATACGGGGGAGGCAGTTCCCATCAGTCTGAAAATTTCAGAGAGTAAGAATGGAGCCATTCGGGAAATATCTCAGCAGAAAGTATTTGCGGGCGAGAGAGAGAAGGGAAATTTTCAGGTCAATGACAGTACCGGCGACCTGACTTTCGAGCTGGAAGCCAGGCGGCTGGGCGAAGCTGTGGACCTGAAACTGACGCTCTGGATGGTGAATGAGGAGAAAAAGACCAGGACCACTTTCAACGATGAGGCTCGTTTAATACTTCTGCCTGACGAACCAAGAAAAACTGCGTTCGGCGTTGGAAAAGGCATCACCCTGGAGCTTGAAATCTCCATGATCAAGGAAGCCTTCTTCAGCGGGACAGCGGGAGAAAAATTCAAGAACATTTCAGCCAAAGATGCCGCGGATATGATCACAGCCAACAAAGACAAGCCTGAGTTCGTGATCCTGGATGTGAGGACAGGCAAGGAATTTTCAGACGGACATCTGGAAAAAGCTGTAAATCTGGATTATTACGCAGCCGATTTTTCCGAGAGGCTTGCCACTCTGGACCATGCCAGGACATACCTTGTCTACTGTAAAAAAGGAGCCCGCAGCGGGGAAGCTGCCAGGATCATGCAGGGACTTGGATTTAAAAACGTGATCAACATCACAGACGGCTACACGGGATGGGTAGACAATAAACTTCAGACAGTAAAATAGCCGGAAGTTTTATCTTTCCTCTATGATCGCGATTCCCGGAGACTTGAGTGTGATTTTATCGCCTCGCAGTGTGCTGTTAAACAGAGTATCCACTTTTTTCCCAGCCGGACAGACCAGTACCTGGGTTTTTCCACCCGGAAAATTGGCGAAGACCGTGATTTCTTTTTTTCCGGAACGCAGTCTGTAAGAGAGAAATGCATCATCCCTGTCCGTGGATAAGAGTTCCCAGTCAGCTGAACCGAAGATTTTTTCCCGGGTGGAAATGAGCTGCTGCACGAACTCAAGCTTCTGATTCGACATTCTGTCCCAGCAGTCGGTCAGAAAATCATGGTTAAAATAAGCTATTTTGCGGCCTGCCTTATCCATTTTCTCCAGAAACTCCTCCTGCATTTCCTTGGAAAATCCCAGTCCGAAGTTGAGTGGAAGATCATTTTCCAGCAGAGTATCTGCAGTCAGGCCGAAGGCGGAATTGGGGATAAAGGCTGATTGGGTGATCTGGAATTTCGCCAGCTCAGATCCTCTGGAGAATAAAGGGGGAGAGTCACCGATTACAGGCATGGCGAGGATGGAGGTTTTAAATTCTGCTGTTTCGTTGAGAAAATATTCCATGTTTTCCGCGGTTTCATTTACCACTGAAAAAAGATTACCTGAATAAAATCCGAAATTGTGACGGACTGAAAGTTCGTCACCGTCTTTGTTGTTCAAATTTTCCATGATCAGGACAAAATCTTCTGGAACTGCTTTTGTGATCAGCTCGATCAGTTCACCAGGAAGGGCGTGGAACATGTCTCCACGCACTCCGTCCAGTTGAAATTTGTCAGCATAATAACCGCAGACTCCCGCGATTTTCTGCCAGAGGTCGCGCATCGGGATGCTCCCTTTGAAATTGGATGCCTTCAATACAGGCTGAATGAAGAAAGGAGCACTTTTTTCCAGGAAGTTTCTCCCCAGCACTTCGTAAAAATCCGGATCATAGTCCTGGTAAAGCCTCAATGGCGTGACGTCCAGCCAGGGGGGCTGGGAATCATTTGCACAATCGGAAGTGCAGGGAGGAGTGATCAGGTGAAATTCGCGTTCCAGTTCATCCAGAAAATCGTGATTTTTAAGATTATGCTTTTTGAAATTCTCCCAGCGTTCCGGGTAAAGATGTTTTGGAGAATGCGAAAACAAATGTGCAATTTCAGTGACAGGCAGGTTTTCAACCATCATTTTCCCATATTCCCGTGTCAGTGTGGCTAAAGGTGGAATTCCGTCGATCTCGGTTTGCAGGAGTTCGATCAGCCTGTCGCAGTGCTCAGGCTTCACCCAGTAAAACCAGTCCGGATCCTCCAGAATCCAGAATGAGTCCCTGGCGGCAGTTCTTGGCACCATATCCAGAAAAACCTGGATGCCCAGCCTGTGACTCGCTTCCACAAAAGCTGCAAACAGGTTGTCTGTGGAAAAATCAGAGAGTTCGTTCATCAGGGGGTCAATGGTGTAGTAATCTTTTACCGAATAGGGTGAACCGCGGTCTCCCTTTTTGAATTTTTCACTGCGCAGAAAATGCGGCAGCAGCATGATGGAATTGAATCCGCAGGAGGAGAAAAGCGGGAGAATGGAAATCGTACGCAGAAGAGTTCCTGGAATTTCATCATAGGAAGTGAAATGCTGGAGAAAAAGCTGGATCAGTTTTAATTCCGTGTTTTTATAATGGGGCCGCTTCAGGTCTTTTTTCAGGATGGATTCGATCTGTCTGGTGTAATGTTCAATGGCAGGAGAGTTGTCTGAAATCCCGGACAGGGTTCTCCAGAATCCAGGAATTCTCTGATTGAATTTTTTTCCGTTCAAATGTTTCAGAAGTTCAGTTAACATCAGACCTCCTTAGTCCCACTCCGTCCTAAAGGACTGCGGGGATAATGTGCTGTAACAAAATCTTCGCTGCGCTCAGATTGTGTAACAGCACCTAATGCCAGAAGTGCCGCTGGCCTGTGAATACCATGATCAGGCCGAGGGCATTGGCTTTTTCCACTACTTCGTTGTCGTTTACTGATCCACCGGGTTGGATCACGGCCCTGATTCCGGATTTGGCAGCCAGTTCCAGGCAGTCCGGGAACGGGAAGAAGGCGTCTGATGCGAGATAGGCACCCTTCGCTTTTTCCGCAGCCTTGCTGAGAGCAAGCTGTACAGCATCCACTCTGGAAACCTGCCCCATTCCCGCTCCGCGAAGAATATGCTCCTTTGTAATGGAAATTGCATTGGACTTGAGATGCTTGACAATGCGCTGGGCGAAAATCAGCTCTTCCAGATCCACACCCGCTGGTTTCATCTCAGTGACAAATTCGAATTCGCTGCTGAACTCCTCGTTTTCATCCTGGACCAGGAATCCGCCATTTACACTTTTGATTTCCGGTATCCCATGTGGTATCAGATGCGGATCGAAACACAGGAGGCGCAGATTTTTTTTGCTTTTAAGGATTTCCAGAGCATCTTTGGAAAAGCCAGGAGCCAGAATTATTTCAAGGAACAGTTTTTTCATTTCAGAAGCAGTCTCTTTAGCGATTTCCCGGTTTGAAACCACGATTCCGCCAAATGCGGAAACAGGATCTCCTGAAAGCGCGCCGCGGTAAGAGGCCACCGGATCGTCGGCCAGCGCCAGACCGCAGGGATTGTTGTGTTTCAAGATCGCAGTGAAACAGCGTTGATCGTTGCAGAATGTTTTATAAAGCCTCACGCAGGCGTCCAGGTCCAGAATGTTGTTGTAAGACAGTTCTTTACCCTGAAGCTTTTCGAAGGTTGGAATTCCCCCCGAGGTTTTATACAGTGCCGCTCCCTGATGAGGATTTTCGCCGTAACGCAGGGTCTGCACCAGTTTCCCGCAAAGTGCAAAGCAGGAAGGAAACCTGTCGCTCGAGAAATGTCCTGCAATCATACCATCGTAAGCAGAAGTGAGGCTGAAGGTTTCCGCCATCATCTTCTTTCGGAAATCCTCACCTGGTTCACCACCGTGCGCGTCCAGCTCCTTAATCAGTTCTTCGTAAAATTGCGGAGACGGAACAGGCAGGACAAAATGGTAATTCTTGGCTGCTGCACGCAGCATGGCGGGGCCGCCGATATCTATGTATTCGATCAGTTCTTTGTCGTTCAGGCCTTTATTTTTATATTCCCAGAATGGATAGAGATTCACAATCACCATCTCGATCGGAGTGATACCCTGGTCTTTGATTTCAGACAATGCTTCTGGAGTGCGGGGAGCCAGGATGCCGCCGTGAATATTAGGGTGCAGCGTTTTCACCCGCCCGTTAAGAATTTCCGGATAGCCGGTGACGGTTTCGACTTTCCTGACTTTGTATTTCATTTTCTTGATGTAATCTGCGGTTCCTGAACTGGAAATGAATTCATAACCATGGTGACTCAGAGATTTCAGAAGTGGCTCCAGGCCGTCTTTATTCCAGACAGAGATCAGGACCCAACGTTCTTTTTTCAAGAAGTCCTCCCTGGAATTATACTGACAACCCTGCCCCTGATTTTAACCCGTTTTTCAGCCAGCAGGGAAAGAGCCTCGGGAAAGAGCTTGTGTTCCTCGGCTAAAATACGCTCAGACAGGGACTCCTGGGTATCACCCTCCAGAACCGGTACTGCTTTCTGCAGAATGATTGGACCTGAATCGACCCCGGAATTAACAAAATGGACTGTGCAGCCGGAAATTTTGACGCCGTATTCCAGAGCCTGACGCTGCGCAAGGAGACCGGGGAATGATGGCAGCAGCGACGGATGTATGTTCACGATTTTATCGGGGAAAGCCGACAGCAGTGTTTTTCCCGCTATGCGCATGAATCCGGCCAGAATCACTAATTCAACCTGAAATTCCCGCAGCTTTTCAACAACTGCGGCTTCAAATCCGGCGCGCTTTTGAAATCTGCCGGGATCGATGAAAATTGAAGAAATACCGTGTTCTCTTGCAATTACCAGGGCATTAGCGTCGCATTTATCCGAGATTAAAACTTTGACCTTACATTTCAGGCTGCCTTCGTCAATCTGATCCAGGATCGAGAGAAAATTGCTGCCCCGGCCGGATGCCAGCACTCCGAGACTCAACATATTGTGACCCCGCCGCCGCTTACGATTTCACCGATTTTGAGGGAATCAGGAATCAGCTTACGGATGTTTTTCTCGATTTTTTTATCGCAGATCAGCATGAAGCCGATTCCCATATTGAAGGTCCTGTACATATCCCGCTCAGAAATATCTCCCTTTTTCTGGATCAGGCTGATCACTTCTGGAATCGGCTGGCATTTCCTGATCAGGACGCCCAGCTTTCCGGGAATTACTCTGGGGATATTTTCATAAAATCCACCGCCAGTGATATGAACCATGGCTTTGATCGGGAGGCCGGCTTTGCGGATTTTTTTGACTTCCGGTACATAGATCCTGGTGGGTTTCAGCAAAGCTTCGCCCAGAGTGACTGCTCCTATTTTCTGATCCAGTCTAAGCTTTTTTTTTGTTAGCACCTGGCGTACGAGTGAAAAACCGTTGGAGTGGAATCCTGTTGATGGAATCCCGATCACAATATCGTTCTGCCTGACTTTAGAGTGGTTTAGAATTTCAGATTTATCACCAATGCCGATGGCGCAGCCGGCCAGATCGTATTCATCGTCAGGATAGAATCCGGGCATTTCCGCGGTTTCTCCGCCGATCAGCACTGCGTCCGACTGCAGGCAGCCTTCTACTATGCCGGTCAACACCTGGCTGAAGTTTTTTTCGTTCAGTTTTCCACAGCCGTAATAATCTAGAAAAATATGCGGCAGGATCCCGCTGGTGAGCACGTCATTCACGTTCATGGCCACGCAGTCGATCCCGATCGTATCGTGTTTTTTCATGGCAAAAGCCAGTTTGAGCTTGGTGCCAACCCCGTCGATTCCGGCTGACACGACCTTTTTTGTGCCCGGTACGCGGTATAATCCGGAGAAGCCGCCGATCCCGCTGATCACATTCCGATTCATGGTTTTCTTGACCAGATTCATGATCCCGTCAATGGCCCGGTCAGCCTTGTCAATATCCACACCGCTGTCTTTGTAGTTGACCATCACTTCTCCCTCCGGCATCAAAACGGGCGCGGCAATGCGGCGCCCCTGCACCTAAAATTTACCCAGAGTAGAGGATAAAAGCAAGCCGGTATTCAAACCATTTTGTAAAGGAATCAGACTGGCGATGACCGCCGGATCAGACCGCGAATTATTGGATGATACCGTTCAAGCTGCAAAAACCGGATTTCTGCCTGGCTCAATCATGAATACAATCCGTTTGGCGATTGCTCTGCGGCTGAGGTTTTCCCGGGCCTGATCTATTTCCTGAAAAAAAAGATCGTCTCTCAGATAGCCTATTTCCTGCAGGTAGCGGTGCAATAATGTAATCGCCTGGGGCCATTGATGGTCTCCCGGGTCTTCAGCTTTCCGTTTCAGAAAGGTCTTGAAGAAAAGTTCCAGATCATCGCTGTTCACTGAATTCAGGGAGGCTTTTCGATATTTGTAGATGAATTCCAGATAGATCTGCACAGTATCGTTCGGCAGACGTGAGTCAAGCGGGGTAAATTTTTTTGATAGCCAGCTTCTGAAATCGTGATTCAGATGTTTAATCAGTATTTCCAGATGTGAGAGCAACCGATTCCCGGATTTTCCGCAGCTGAGGTCCAGTTTTTTCAGGCTCCTGCAGAGCCTGCCGGATTGTGAAAGGGATTTATTCACAATCCCGCTCAACCAGGAGTCCAGAGCAAAATCCTGCAGATCCAGCAAGGTCTCCAGGCAAACAGATTTTTTGGTTCTGAATTCAAGGTCAAGCATGATACCCCCCCAGATTGTTTTGAGTTCTAACAATTTCCATGATTAGATTTTACTGTGGAAAGTCGAGAAAATGAGCAAAATAGGAGTAAAAAGATTGTTACAGAATCAAAATGGGTTTTTAGAGATTTCCCAGGCGTTTCCGCGCCACATCCGCCTGCAGTGATTGCGG
This genomic window from Candidatus Wallbacteria bacterium contains:
- a CDS encoding rhodanese-like domain-containing protein — its product is MKFTVCLFLLAITFSVSALDTVENFYLGQLVYNLKLNCLDLEKQKVESLFETELHAIPGQESGIELTSQDGKVNYCCKVTGGIVVVDNAKKILKGSFYVRYKGSDNFSTQFSLFAYRGETKKIELYKTGLKIYQLEIYTTFNCYECPSPWDSRLDTENTGEAVPISLKISESKNGAIREISQQKVFAGEREKGNFQVNDSTGDLTFELEARRLGEAVDLKLTLWMVNEEKKTRTTFNDEARLILLPDEPRKTAFGVGKGITLELEISMIKEAFFSGTAGEKFKNISAKDAADMITANKDKPEFVILDVRTGKEFSDGHLEKAVNLDYYAADFSERLATLDHARTYLVYCKKGARSGEAARIMQGLGFKNVINITDGYTGWVDNKLQTVK
- the purM gene encoding phosphoribosylformylglycinamidine cyclo-ligase, which codes for MVNYKDSGVDIDKADRAIDGIMNLVKKTMNRNVISGIGGFSGLYRVPGTKKVVSAGIDGVGTKLKLAFAMKKHDTIGIDCVAMNVNDVLTSGILPHIFLDYYGCGKLNEKNFSQVLTGIVEGCLQSDAVLIGGETAEMPGFYPDDEYDLAGCAIGIGDKSEILNHSKVRQNDIVIGIPSTGFHSNGFSLVRQVLTKKKLRLDQKIGAVTLGEALLKPTRIYVPEVKKIRKAGLPIKAMVHITGGGFYENIPRVIPGKLGVLIRKCQPIPEVISLIQKKGDISERDMYRTFNMGIGFMLICDKKIEKNIRKLIPDSLKIGEIVSGGGVTIC
- the purN gene encoding phosphoribosylglycinamide formyltransferase produces the protein MLSLGVLASGRGSNFLSILDQIDEGSLKCKVKVLISDKCDANALVIAREHGISSIFIDPGRFQKRAGFEAAVVEKLREFQVELVILAGFMRIAGKTLLSAFPDKIVNIHPSLLPSFPGLLAQRQALEYGVKISGCTVHFVNSGVDSGPIILQKAVPVLEGDTQESLSERILAEEHKLFPEALSLLAEKRVKIRGRVVSIIPGRTS
- the purH gene encoding bifunctional phosphoribosylaminoimidazolecarboxamide formyltransferase/IMP cyclohydrolase, whose product is MKKERWVLISVWNKDGLEPLLKSLSHHGYEFISSSGTADYIKKMKYKVRKVETVTGYPEILNGRVKTLHPNIHGGILAPRTPEALSEIKDQGITPIEMVIVNLYPFWEYKNKGLNDKELIEYIDIGGPAMLRAAAKNYHFVLPVPSPQFYEELIKELDAHGGEPGEDFRKKMMAETFSLTSAYDGMIAGHFSSDRFPSCFALCGKLVQTLRYGENPHQGAALYKTSGGIPTFEKLQGKELSYNNILDLDACVRLYKTFCNDQRCFTAILKHNNPCGLALADDPVASYRGALSGDPVSAFGGIVVSNREIAKETASEMKKLFLEIILAPGFSKDALEILKSKKNLRLLCFDPHLIPHGIPEIKSVNGGFLVQDENEEFSSEFEFVTEMKPAGVDLEELIFAQRIVKHLKSNAISITKEHILRGAGMGQVSRVDAVQLALSKAAEKAKGAYLASDAFFPFPDCLELAAKSGIRAVIQPGGSVNDNEVVEKANALGLIMVFTGQRHFWH
- a CDS encoding SpoIVB peptidase S55 domain-containing protein yields the protein MKALLFLIFLVLPFILHADSQDFISVSEVLPEMQGIAKTVFEGTAIQSFPIKVLGVLKNNKFSDNLVINGESVLIQASGPLIDKSGGIAAGMSGAPVYIKNRLLGALSAGWTLADHTVGLVTPIEDMMKLTYPPYMENGKSSGEVGLLEPPVKIKGKTYGKLELVRQVPATAAEGVLYFYYAGSPLMVQGLRSNLIKVAGQLFPVFPSATAYSSDKTKLVPGAALGVQIARGDINITTLGTLTYYDEQRNLILAFGHPFLHKGEVDYFLSDAYIYHSFSSIDMPFKVGSPLELIGRVCQDRQQGIVGLVGEKPRTIPVKFQVKDLDQNLTRQINVDIVSDTQLLSDVLNAMVKQALDETVNYIGPLSVESYFTIGYSVAGGSSALKYSNLYYSDNLSDTLCQDLLATVGLLTENEFKPVKIQKIDWQLSITKKKRTARITNVKFPSRNVIAGEVIGLNVTIKPFRANEFVKTVFLKLPEDTSGSLNVAVRGGKNYRSSTDDKENFGSFEEIVQSAEQYPKYNDIVVSWSVPKDEGDTGEIQNSAVEPAPNSSNKVISTEYVLDGYFENLLIFNEVH
- a CDS encoding SPASM domain-containing protein, with the protein product MSFKATGRNSQIPLLILDTIAFCELSCIMCPQSKPDPDQEYRRGIMDFSLYKKIMDELTTGFQKVNAILPFWNGEGPLHPEFKKMVEYAAERNNRNKGFNVFSLHTNFNSLNQELLKTMIDSRIFGPITLSFDALTEETYRKIRIGGDFNRVMNNIHFFLQYRKLRGLQYPSLIFQFIVMPENSHEAVPFRDYWENVLKNLALPYKIGFDDTLHMDCDTIFFRRMNVDTDQDQKRAEDLHKSVLIELGLWKEETERAIQSDEFRVESQLNIFTGKKAVRRPCVGLWQHFGVRYDGEASACCTDFKARQKLGNVKDSGIWAIWTGELLEQYRIWHILGEFHRIPVCAGCRNQAFHSISDEEITAYLKDIQRDDLITKYLERVKQ
- a CDS encoding ABC transporter permease, translating into MKFIDVPDFLRETGDLVQFCSRTLASFSQIKTYHFSFLSLLVEECYRLGVQSLPLIIITGTSTGMVLVFEIAYQFQKFGASNYIGGVVAVALARELSPVLAAIVVSGRVGSSITAEIGSMKISEQLDALEALGIDPYFYLLLPRLVALTIVLPLLTIFTDLVGFLGGLLVAVYQLHISFRTFYDSILQHLLTNDFLSGLFKAVFFGFIIAAYSGWRGLKVEGGALGVGHETTKAVVLAIMTILVSDYLLSIFWQNAYNIWLSL